A single genomic interval of Neosynechococcus sphagnicola sy1 harbors:
- a CDS encoding zinc ribbon domain-containing protein, protein MTRQLDYKAKWYGRTFVQLDRWFPGSKTCSQCRHKVEQLPLKIREWDCPKCDAHHDREVNALAP, encoded by the coding sequence ATGACCCGCCAACTAGACTACAAAGCCAAATGGTATGGTCGCACCTTTGTTCAGCTTGACCGTTGGTTCCCTGGTTCTAAAACTTGCTCTCAGTGTAGGCATAAAGTTGAACAGCTGCCGTTGAAGATTCGTGAGTGGGATTGTCCGAAGTGCGATGCTCACCATGATCGAGAGGTGAATGCGCTTGCCCCTTGA
- the cysE gene encoding serine O-acetyltransferase produces the protein MLNTLLADFRIIFERDPAARNWLEVLLCYPGFQALLLHRFAHWLHVLGLPLIPRLLSHIARFLTGVEIHPGAVIGKCVFIDHGMGVVIGETAIVGDYALIYQGVTLGGTGKETGKRHPTLGENVVVGAGAKVLGNIQIGSNVRIGAGSVVLRDVPSDCTVVGVPGRIVFRSGERVEPLEHGRLPDSEAQVIRALVDRIEALEQQLQAGQWESRQTPPSIPDFVPHHLTVRVSGGEHALVPQTAAPCCDLRDKVIEEFLNGTGI, from the coding sequence GTGCTGAATACCTTACTAGCTGATTTTCGCATCATTTTCGAGCGCGACCCTGCTGCTCGTAACTGGTTAGAAGTTCTGTTGTGTTATCCCGGTTTCCAGGCGCTACTGTTACACCGTTTTGCCCATTGGCTTCATGTTCTGGGTTTGCCGTTGATTCCCCGGCTGTTGTCTCACATTGCCCGATTCCTCACCGGGGTTGAAATTCACCCCGGTGCTGTGATTGGCAAATGCGTCTTCATCGATCACGGCATGGGAGTGGTCATTGGCGAAACAGCGATCGTCGGAGATTATGCCCTGATTTATCAAGGTGTCACCTTGGGGGGCACGGGCAAGGAAACGGGGAAACGTCACCCCACCTTGGGAGAAAATGTCGTAGTTGGCGCTGGCGCTAAAGTACTGGGGAATATCCAAATTGGCAGCAATGTTCGGATTGGGGCTGGTTCAGTTGTACTGAGGGATGTACCCTCTGACTGCACCGTGGTAGGCGTTCCAGGTCGGATTGTCTTCCGTTCCGGTGAACGAGTTGAACCCCTGGAACACGGACGGTTACCTGATTCAGAAGCCCAAGTCATTCGAGCTTTGGTGGATCGTATTGAAGCGTTGGAGCAGCAACTCCAGGCTGGGCAATGGGAATCGAGACAGACTCCACCTTCCATTCCTGATTTTGTCCCGCACCATCTTACCGTCCGGGTCAGTGGAGGGGAGCATGCTCTGGTTCCTCAAACTGCTGCACCTTGCTGTGATCTGCGAGATAAGGTCATTGAGGAATTTTTAAACGGAACGGGCATCTAA
- a CDS encoding helix-turn-helix domain-containing protein, with translation METAFKYRFYPTPEQESLLRRTLGCCKKKRHGGSMVKNSEVV, from the coding sequence ATGGAAACAGCTTTCAAATACCGTTTCTATCCGACTCCTGAGCAAGAATCCTTGCTGAGAAGAACGCTTGGCTGTTGCAAAAAGAAGCGCCATGGCGGCTCTATGGTTAAAAACTCGGAAGTTGTCTAA
- the nrdJ gene encoding ribonucleoside-triphosphate reductase, adenosylcobalamin-dependent codes for MPEIPTHELEQRLQRYGLNPCGEILGSNFHCNLSEIHLNRLDPKNLQEQEDAFTAGALSVATLLNHRFVEERYRQSRELDPIVGVSFTGLFDFFVHAFGVEWLEWWQAGRPQTAVGLAFKQKEQEYLNRWRDTVHRVIWDYCDRHGIKRPNRCTTVQPSGTKSLLTNASPGWHPPKSQRFLRRITFRKNDPVALACIDYGYQVVPSQSDKDENGHLLNDPFDPRCTEWLVEIPVAVSWADLPGADAIDVSQFSAPAQMDFYMQVQGCYVTHNTSATIELREAEVEALGTRIYEAIRDDEGYISAALLARFDDHQTFPRLPFEPINRATYQQFQQDVLDRRRTQDFQSALNRYDSGYLEEAGPAGCDSDKCLLPEQTPNS; via the coding sequence TTGCCAGAGATCCCAACCCATGAATTAGAGCAACGGTTGCAGCGGTATGGTCTCAACCCCTGCGGTGAAATTTTAGGGAGCAATTTTCACTGTAATCTCAGCGAAATTCACTTAAATCGACTCGATCCCAAGAACCTCCAGGAGCAGGAGGATGCATTTACGGCGGGAGCGTTATCGGTGGCCACGCTGCTGAACCATCGGTTTGTGGAGGAGCGCTATCGTCAGTCCCGTGAATTAGACCCGATTGTCGGGGTCTCCTTTACCGGCTTGTTTGACTTCTTTGTCCATGCCTTTGGAGTGGAGTGGCTGGAATGGTGGCAAGCAGGTCGCCCCCAGACAGCAGTTGGGCTAGCCTTCAAACAGAAAGAACAAGAGTACTTAAATCGCTGGCGGGATACGGTGCATCGGGTGATCTGGGACTACTGCGATCGCCATGGAATCAAACGTCCCAATCGCTGCACAACCGTGCAACCCTCTGGAACCAAGTCACTGCTGACCAATGCCTCTCCCGGTTGGCATCCCCCCAAATCCCAACGATTTCTGCGTCGGATTACCTTCCGTAAAAATGATCCAGTGGCCTTAGCTTGTATTGACTACGGCTATCAGGTGGTGCCCTCCCAGTCTGATAAGGACGAAAATGGCCACCTCCTCAATGATCCCTTTGATCCACGGTGTACAGAATGGTTGGTGGAAATTCCCGTGGCCGTGTCCTGGGCGGATCTGCCAGGGGCAGATGCGATCGATGTTTCACAATTTTCTGCCCCAGCACAGATGGATTTCTATATGCAGGTGCAGGGTTGCTACGTAACCCACAACACCTCCGCCACCATTGAACTTCGCGAAGCCGAGGTAGAGGCATTGGGAACTCGCATCTACGAAGCGATTCGGGATGACGAAGGCTATATTTCAGCCGCATTACTGGCTCGATTTGACGATCATCAAACCTTTCCCCGCTTACCCTTTGAGCCGATCAACCGGGCAACTTACCAGCAGTTTCAGCAGGATGTCCTCGATCGTCGCCGTACCCAGGATTTCCAGTCAGCTCTGAATCGTTATGACTCCGGCTACCTCGAAGAAGCTGGTCCTGCGGGGTGCGACTCTGATAAGTGCCTATTACCAGAACAAACACCCAACTCTTAA
- a CDS encoding response regulator yields the protein MIKATLQNDGHPSSVKILVVEDNKVNQKLALKQLKVLGYVADVASDGQEALQRMDQDTYDIVLMDCQMPILDGYDTTRVIRQREGVHRQTVVIAITANTSTADREKCRESGMDDFLSKPVTQEDLSAILNHWIQHIVRQSRK from the coding sequence ATGATCAAGGCGACTCTTCAGAATGATGGCCACCCGTCATCGGTGAAAATCCTTGTGGTAGAAGATAACAAGGTCAACCAGAAACTCGCCCTGAAACAACTCAAGGTCTTGGGCTATGTGGCCGATGTCGCCAGCGATGGTCAGGAAGCACTGCAACGGATGGATCAAGACACTTATGATATTGTCCTGATGGATTGTCAGATGCCGATTCTGGATGGTTATGATACAACTCGTGTGATTCGCCAGCGAGAAGGTGTGCACCGACAGACTGTGGTTATTGCGATTACCGCCAATACGTCAACTGCCGACCGAGAAAAATGCCGCGAGTCAGGGATGGATGACTTCTTAAGCAAGCCTGTGACCCAGGAAGATCTGTCAGCAATTTTAAACCACTGGATTCAACATATCGTCCGTCAGAGCCGCAAGTGA
- a CDS encoding DNA double-strand break repair nuclease NurA, with protein MPLKPSQILALLQAKQAEFQNFDHQSRQLLQQYRQGLTTLGQRSSEVVTQQLQEIADPGARPLESWAASPNWLMDFEPVWQSREQSLAWVRDRLLGISTFAVDGSQIYPSKDLSIPVALVQIGWFENSHHPNGSYEKDIAVDILTPSDLQVSNSGELAERQVNMRRFEMETERLIQYMANHAGCETCLAFWDGSLVVTFADTFDRESRAFYIQCICRLLQASETHRVPLVGYIDTSYAHDLTLLLQHCGGLPPAHSIHDAQLLNWGMTWGDRTPAFLCQRPGILRDYDPSQRDSLIFTYLKTHDGYPARLEFPRWIYDAGRLETVVNWIRGEVIIGSGYPYVIETADQTAVLQAGDRQSFYRLFQDWAAQAQLKLRLSRKMVSKARRR; from the coding sequence ATGCCCCTCAAACCGTCCCAAATTTTAGCGCTCCTGCAAGCCAAACAAGCTGAGTTTCAGAACTTTGACCACCAATCGCGGCAACTGTTGCAGCAATATCGTCAAGGGCTGACGACCTTAGGACAACGCTCCTCAGAGGTCGTGACCCAGCAACTCCAGGAAATCGCCGATCCGGGAGCCCGACCCCTAGAATCCTGGGCAGCGTCCCCCAATTGGTTAATGGACTTTGAACCGGTGTGGCAGAGTCGGGAGCAGAGTTTAGCCTGGGTGCGCGATCGCCTGCTGGGGATTTCTACTTTTGCCGTGGATGGCTCCCAAATTTACCCCAGCAAAGATCTGTCGATTCCAGTGGCGCTGGTGCAAATTGGCTGGTTTGAGAATTCGCATCACCCCAATGGCAGTTACGAAAAAGACATTGCCGTGGATATTCTCACCCCCAGTGATTTGCAGGTGAGTAACAGCGGTGAACTCGCGGAGCGGCAGGTGAATATGCGGCGGTTTGAGATGGAAACCGAACGATTGATCCAGTACATGGCTAATCATGCGGGTTGTGAAACCTGTCTGGCCTTCTGGGATGGTTCCCTGGTGGTTACCTTTGCCGATACCTTTGACCGCGAGAGTCGCGCCTTCTATATTCAGTGCATCTGCCGCCTACTCCAGGCCAGTGAAACCCATCGTGTCCCCCTGGTCGGTTATATCGACACCAGCTATGCCCATGACCTTACCCTGTTGTTGCAGCATTGCGGGGGGCTACCCCCAGCCCATAGTATCCATGATGCCCAACTTCTGAACTGGGGGATGACCTGGGGCGATCGCACCCCCGCCTTTTTGTGCCAGCGTCCAGGCATTCTCAGGGACTATGATCCATCCCAGAGGGATTCACTGATTTTTACCTATCTCAAAACCCATGATGGCTACCCCGCACGCTTGGAGTTTCCCCGCTGGATCTACGATGCCGGACGGCTGGAAACCGTAGTGAACTGGATTCGCGGGGAGGTGATTATTGGCAGTGGCTATCCCTACGTGATTGAAACCGCCGATCAGACCGCGGTGCTCCAGGCGGGCGATCGCCAGAGCTTCTATCGTCTCTTCCAAGACTGGGCAGCTCAAGCTCAGCTGAAGCTGCGCCTGTCGCGGAAAATGGTTAGTAAAGCCCGACGACGCTAA
- a CDS encoding NAD(P)/FAD-dependent oxidoreductase: MTQQPKRICILGGGFGGLHTALRLSQLPWETQLGHADIETLPPEIVLVDQRDRFLFSPLLYELVTGELQTWEIAPSYSELLANTGVRFRQAAVIGLDLQAKTVQFQDEADLPYDKLVLALGGESPLDLVPGAAEYALPFRVLADAQRLEAALRVLEASPAEKIRVAVVGAGYSGVELACKLADRLQGRGRLRLIEQGCQILRSAPEFNREAAQRALSQRQVWVDLETTIAAIAGDEISLTHQGQTDTIPVDLVLWTVGTKMHPVIQTLPVQKNQRGQLLIASTLQLPDYPDLFALGDMADCRDAEGQQVPATAQVAFQQADYAGWNLWASLTGRPLLPFRYLHLGEMMTLGTDNATFAGLGVTLDGPMAHLVRRLLYLARLPTLDHQLKVGFSWITRPLVDALRQ; this comes from the coding sequence ATGACTCAACAACCAAAACGGATTTGTATTCTTGGCGGTGGCTTTGGGGGGCTCCATACCGCCCTGCGCTTGAGTCAGCTGCCCTGGGAAACCCAACTAGGACATGCAGACATTGAGACGTTGCCTCCCGAAATTGTGCTGGTGGATCAGCGCGATCGGTTTTTGTTTTCCCCCCTGCTTTATGAGTTAGTGACAGGGGAACTCCAAACCTGGGAAATTGCCCCGAGTTACTCCGAATTGCTTGCCAACACCGGGGTACGGTTTCGTCAGGCTGCGGTGATCGGCCTGGATTTACAGGCAAAAACGGTGCAATTCCAGGACGAGGCCGATCTCCCCTACGACAAGTTGGTGTTGGCCCTTGGTGGGGAAAGTCCCCTGGATCTGGTGCCTGGAGCTGCCGAATATGCCCTGCCCTTTCGGGTGCTGGCCGATGCCCAGCGTCTGGAAGCAGCCTTGCGGGTTTTGGAAGCATCCCCTGCTGAGAAGATTCGTGTAGCAGTGGTGGGGGCGGGGTACAGTGGCGTTGAGTTGGCGTGTAAACTGGCAGACCGCCTGCAAGGGCGAGGACGACTGAGACTGATTGAGCAAGGCTGCCAAATTTTGCGCTCCGCTCCCGAGTTTAATCGAGAGGCCGCCCAACGTGCCCTCTCCCAGAGACAGGTTTGGGTCGATCTAGAGACCACCATCGCGGCGATCGCCGGCGATGAAATTTCCCTCACCCATCAAGGTCAGACCGATACCATCCCCGTGGATCTGGTGCTGTGGACGGTGGGTACCAAAATGCACCCCGTGATTCAGACCTTGCCCGTCCAGAAGAATCAGCGGGGACAGTTACTGATTGCTTCGACCCTGCAATTGCCCGACTATCCGGATCTGTTTGCCCTCGGAGATATGGCGGACTGTCGAGATGCCGAAGGTCAGCAGGTACCCGCCACTGCCCAAGTCGCGTTTCAACAAGCAGATTATGCAGGGTGGAATCTCTGGGCCAGCCTGACGGGACGACCCTTATTGCCCTTCCGTTACCTGCATTTGGGGGAAATGATGACCCTGGGGACTGACAATGCCACCTTTGCAGGACTGGGAGTCACCCTGGATGGCCCCATGGCACATCTGGTGCGGCGGCTGCTCTATCTGGCGCGGTTGCCAACCCTGGATCATCAACTCAAGGTTGGCTTCAGCTGGATCACGCGCCCCCTAGTGGATGCCTTAAGACAATGA
- a CDS encoding Hpt domain-containing protein has protein sequence MTTVQEPSHQNDPPSENPINWEFLHQLSDGDTEFQMELLDVFVTDTQSNLDLIKTAIAAQDCRGVEQSAHRIKGASGSLGITAMQSVAATLEDQARDQQLTDAIELLSRLEWLLQTVEAAGSLAS, from the coding sequence GTGACAACCGTGCAAGAACCATCTCATCAGAACGATCCTCCCTCAGAAAACCCGATTAATTGGGAATTTCTCCATCAACTGTCTGATGGGGATACAGAATTTCAAATGGAGCTGCTGGATGTCTTTGTGACGGACACTCAATCTAATCTTGATCTGATTAAAACCGCGATCGCAGCTCAGGATTGTCGGGGCGTGGAGCAATCTGCCCATCGGATCAAAGGTGCCAGTGGTAGCTTGGGCATCACAGCGATGCAATCCGTCGCCGCAACCCTTGAAGATCAAGCCCGTGATCAACAACTCACGGATGCGATAGAGCTACTTTCCCGTTTAGAGTGGCTTTTACAAACGGTTGAAGCTGCGGGTTCACTGGCAAGTTAG
- a CDS encoding NUDIX hydrolase, whose protein sequence is MLAAFKVGVDNVIFSVDTTLNRVLVLLVMRQQEPYLGQWCLPGTLVRQGETLEDAAYRILDEKIRVKNLYLEQLYTFGNPRQERGVPASPSVRYLSVSYFALVQFEAAELIADGVSGIAWYPLDQVPLLAFDQNRILQYGHRRLCNKLEYSPVAFDVLPEVFTLNDLYQLYTTILGENFSDYSNFRSRLLKLGFLQDTGVKVSRGAGRPASLYRFDANAFAPLKDKPLVFI, encoded by the coding sequence GTGTTAGCTGCATTTAAAGTTGGGGTTGATAATGTAATTTTCTCGGTAGATACCACCCTGAACCGAGTTCTGGTGCTGCTGGTGATGCGCCAACAGGAGCCTTATCTGGGGCAGTGGTGTCTACCGGGAACCTTGGTACGGCAAGGCGAGACTCTAGAAGATGCTGCTTACCGGATTCTGGACGAGAAAATTCGGGTTAAAAACCTCTACCTAGAGCAGCTTTACACCTTTGGAAATCCTCGACAGGAGAGGGGTGTGCCTGCCAGCCCTAGCGTCCGTTATCTCTCGGTCAGTTACTTTGCCTTGGTGCAATTTGAAGCAGCGGAACTGATTGCCGATGGGGTCAGTGGCATTGCCTGGTACCCGCTGGATCAGGTGCCGCTCCTAGCATTTGATCAAAATCGCATTCTCCAGTATGGTCATCGGCGGTTGTGTAACAAACTGGAGTATAGCCCTGTTGCCTTCGACGTTCTCCCCGAAGTCTTCACCCTCAATGATCTTTATCAACTGTACACAACGATTCTGGGTGAGAATTTTTCTGACTATTCTAATTTTCGCTCCCGCCTCCTGAAGTTGGGGTTTTTGCAGGATACGGGGGTCAAGGTATCGAGGGGGGCTGGCAGACCTGCGAGTTTGTATCGCTTTGATGCCAATGCGTTTGCCCCCCTAAAAGATAAGCCCCTAGTTTTTATTTAA
- a CDS encoding T3SS (YopN, CesT) and YbjN peptide-binding chaperone 1 → MTLQTAAQKACYEKVATWLQELFPDGLIAEEEINVCIIPMGSALAVVEVVPWDSGETLVRVWSNVVTDIGLTSDLMEFLLRQNVVMKFGAFGINEDGDIRFEHAIVGSTCDKKELKASVRAVLETADRYDDEITTKWGGRRALEEPPV, encoded by the coding sequence ATGACACTTCAAACCGCTGCTCAAAAGGCCTGCTATGAAAAAGTAGCAACCTGGCTACAAGAGTTATTCCCCGATGGCTTGATTGCAGAGGAGGAGATTAATGTCTGCATTATCCCGATGGGGTCAGCCTTAGCTGTGGTAGAGGTAGTACCTTGGGACAGTGGCGAGACCTTAGTGCGGGTCTGGTCTAATGTGGTTACGGATATAGGACTTACCTCTGACCTGATGGAGTTCTTACTGCGGCAAAATGTGGTGATGAAGTTTGGAGCCTTTGGTATCAATGAAGATGGTGATATTCGTTTTGAACATGCCATTGTTGGCTCTACCTGTGACAAGAAGGAATTGAAAGCTTCTGTAAGGGCAGTGCTAGAAACAGCGGATCGATACGATGACGAAATTACTACGAAATGGGGAGGACGACGAGCATTGGAAGAACCACCCGTTTAA
- a CDS encoding HAD-IA family hydrolase: MSTAPGFPAVPPTDHYATLAEIPLPATPPQVIFVDAVGTLFGIQGSVGAIYAAIAAEFGIEASAPALNSAFFASFQSSSAAAFPGVAAAEIPQQEYRWWRAIAAQTFQRVGLLDQISDFEALFTELYHHFATATPWYLYPDVIPTLQSWLAQGIPLGILSNFDSRLYTVLEVLGLRPYFATITISTEVGSAKPQPQVFQVALAKHQCPAAAAWHIGDSLREDYVAAQMAGLRGIWLNRPE, translated from the coding sequence ATGAGTACTGCCCCGGGGTTTCCAGCCGTTCCCCCTACGGATCACTATGCCACTCTGGCCGAGATTCCCCTGCCAGCCACCCCACCCCAGGTGATTTTTGTCGATGCCGTGGGGACGCTGTTTGGCATACAGGGCAGTGTAGGCGCTATCTATGCGGCGATCGCGGCTGAATTCGGTATTGAGGCTTCTGCACCAGCGCTGAACTCCGCGTTTTTTGCCAGTTTTCAGAGTAGTTCGGCGGCGGCGTTTCCAGGGGTAGCGGCGGCTGAGATTCCCCAGCAGGAATACCGCTGGTGGCGGGCGATTGCGGCCCAAACCTTCCAGCGGGTGGGGCTTTTGGATCAGATCTCGGACTTTGAGGCATTGTTCACCGAGCTTTATCATCACTTTGCGACGGCGACTCCCTGGTATCTCTATCCAGATGTGATTCCCACCTTGCAGTCCTGGCTGGCTCAGGGGATTCCCCTGGGGATTCTCTCTAATTTTGATAGTCGTCTCTACACGGTTTTGGAGGTGTTAGGACTCCGTCCCTACTTTGCCACCATCACCATTTCCACGGAGGTGGGGAGCGCTAAACCCCAACCCCAAGTGTTTCAGGTGGCGCTGGCTAAACACCAGTGCCCTGCCGCCGCCGCCTGGCATATTGGGGACAGCCTGCGAGAAGATTATGTTGCCGCTCAAATGGCTGGCCTCCGGGGGATCTGGTTAAATCGACCCGAGTAA
- a CDS encoding nicotinate phosphoribosyltransferase → MNQSTLDIQPQDYGLLTDLYQLTMTACYLGEGLAQSRASFEVTVRRLPAGFGYLIVMGLEQVLDYLTQLQFAPNQLTALQATDIFAHAPDEFWSLLTDTPFRGDVWAVPEGTAVFANEPLLRVEAPLWQAQIAETYLLNALNYQTLIATRAARLRAIAGTEATLLEFGTRRAFSPQASLWAARAALAAGFNGTSNVLAALRLGSKPAGTMAHSLVMALTAMEGTEAAAFTAFHRYFPGSPLLIDTFDTIAAARDLAQRLRSGEMQLAGVRLDSGDLVTLSQQVKALLPTVPIFASGDLDEWQIADLQAAGACIDGYGLGTRLVTGDPVNGVYKLVELEGRAVMKESPGKITYPGRKQIFRQVAQGKIRGDRLGVATESPLPREIPLLQLVMKQGQRLYDPEPLAEIAQRTAMSVASLPLATQQLKDPMSPAVELSDELQMLIRQTQHLSRIDNPSQSASLP, encoded by the coding sequence TTGAATCAGTCAACCCTGGATATCCAGCCTCAGGACTATGGTCTTCTGACGGATCTGTATCAACTGACCATGACTGCTTGTTACCTTGGTGAAGGCTTGGCGCAGAGTCGAGCTAGTTTTGAAGTGACGGTTCGGCGTTTGCCAGCAGGCTTTGGCTATCTGATTGTCATGGGTCTGGAACAGGTTCTAGATTATTTGACTCAGTTGCAGTTTGCTCCCAACCAGCTGACGGCGTTGCAAGCAACGGACATCTTTGCCCATGCCCCTGATGAATTTTGGTCCTTACTGACAGATACCCCGTTTAGAGGTGATGTGTGGGCTGTCCCTGAAGGAACAGCTGTCTTCGCCAATGAACCATTGCTTCGGGTCGAAGCCCCCCTTTGGCAAGCCCAAATTGCTGAAACCTATCTTCTCAATGCCCTTAATTATCAAACCTTAATTGCTACCCGAGCAGCTCGTTTGCGAGCGATCGCTGGTACCGAGGCAACCTTATTGGAGTTCGGTACCCGCAGGGCTTTTAGTCCTCAGGCCTCTCTGTGGGCAGCACGGGCCGCACTAGCAGCTGGATTTAATGGCACTTCCAATGTTCTGGCAGCCCTACGACTTGGTTCTAAACCAGCGGGAACCATGGCTCATTCGTTGGTGATGGCCTTAACCGCAATGGAGGGTACCGAAGCCGCTGCTTTTACAGCGTTTCATCGTTATTTCCCAGGATCTCCGCTGCTGATTGATACCTTCGATACAATCGCGGCGGCGCGTGATTTGGCTCAAAGACTGCGGTCAGGTGAGATGCAACTTGCCGGGGTGCGTCTAGACTCCGGCGATTTGGTGACCCTTTCTCAACAGGTAAAAGCCCTGTTACCCACCGTACCCATTTTTGCCAGCGGTGATCTAGATGAATGGCAGATCGCCGATCTGCAAGCCGCCGGAGCCTGTATTGACGGCTATGGCCTGGGAACTCGTCTGGTTACCGGAGACCCTGTCAATGGCGTGTATAAACTGGTGGAACTGGAGGGTCGTGCCGTGATGAAAGAATCCCCTGGCAAGATCACGTATCCGGGGCGAAAACAGATTTTCCGGCAGGTGGCTCAGGGGAAGATTCGGGGCGATCGCTTGGGGGTCGCAACAGAATCTCCGTTGCCAAGGGAGATCCCGCTGTTGCAGTTAGTGATGAAACAAGGCCAACGGCTGTATGACCCTGAACCCTTGGCTGAGATTGCCCAGCGCACCGCTATGTCCGTTGCCAGTCTTCCTCTGGCAACCCAGCAGCTCAAAGATCCGATGTCTCCGGCAGTAGAACTCTCTGATGAATTGCAAATGCTGATCCGGCAAACCCAGCATCTTTCCCGAATTGATAATCCCTCTCAATCTGCTAGTCTGCCATGA
- a CDS encoding nicotinate-nucleotide adenylyltransferase, protein MKTIALFGTSADPPTTGHQSILRWLSQHFDWVAVWAADNPFKSHSTCLEHRMAMLHLLIAATQPAINNVGLYAELSSPRTLETVERARQRWPHAHFTLVIGSDLLAQLPQWYHISELLERVHLLVIPRPGYGITAAHLEKLKGMGAIVAIADLPGLNVSSTAYRENRESEELPPPIAAYIHQQQLYSCQDASLKRRPIHPHNGC, encoded by the coding sequence ATGAAAACCATTGCTCTGTTTGGCACCAGTGCCGATCCACCCACAACCGGACATCAATCCATTCTCCGCTGGTTGTCCCAGCACTTTGATTGGGTGGCGGTGTGGGCGGCGGACAACCCCTTTAAGTCCCACTCCACCTGCCTAGAACACCGGATGGCGATGCTGCATCTCTTGATTGCTGCAACTCAGCCAGCGATTAACAATGTGGGTCTCTATGCAGAACTTAGCAGCCCCCGAACCCTGGAGACGGTGGAACGCGCCCGTCAGCGTTGGCCCCACGCCCATTTCACCCTTGTGATCGGGTCTGATTTACTGGCTCAACTGCCCCAGTGGTATCACATTTCAGAGCTGCTGGAGCGGGTGCATCTATTGGTGATCCCACGACCGGGTTATGGGATCACAGCTGCCCATCTGGAAAAGCTGAAAGGAATGGGAGCCATCGTCGCGATCGCCGATCTTCCTGGCCTAAATGTCTCGTCCACAGCGTATCGTGAGAATAGAGAATCGGAAGAATTACCCCCACCCATCGCTGCCTATATCCATCAACAGCAGTTGTACTCATGTCAGGACGCTTCTCTAAAAAGACGGCCGATTCATCCCCACAACGGGTGTTAG